A segment of the Mycobacteriales bacterium genome:
CTGTGCCGCGGTGACGCGCCCGACAGCTTCCGCACCAACCCCGCGATGGCGGCCCGGCTGCGGCAGGCGGCACCGCACCGGCTGCGGCGTACGACCATCACTCTCGGCGCGCGGGTCGGTGCTCGCCGGGCTCGTTTCTCGCCGGTGTGGAACCGGTCGCTGTTCGCCGAGGTCTCGCGGCGGCTGACGATCCCGGTGTTCGCGGTCGGTGGGATCCGTACGCCGGACGAGGTGCGGTCGATCCTGGACTCCGGCGAGGCCGACATGGTCGGTATCGGCCGGCCGTTCTACGCCGAGCCCGATCTCGCGGCACGCATCCTCGGCGCGGGGACGGAGCCGGTGCTCTGCCGCAACTCCAACCGCTGCGTGCCGGCGCAGATGCTCGGCATGCGCGGTGCCTGTTACAACCCCGAGGTCAACAAGGCGCGGCAGGCGGCACGGTCGGGCGGGTGACGCGGGGCACCTTCGACCCGTCACCGGGTCAGGCGTTCCTCGTCCGGTCAGGCGAGCTGGCGGCGTACCTCGGCGGCGACCCGGGAGCCCTCGGCGCGCCCGGCGACCTTCGGCTGCACGGCCTTCATCACCTGGCCCATCGCCTGCTGGCCCTGCGCGCCGGTCTCGCCGATCGCCGCCGCGACGAGCGCGGCGAGCTCCTCGTCGGAGAGCTGGGCGGGCAGGTAGTCCTCGAGCACCGCCTGCTCGGCCCGCTCGTTGTCCGCGAGCTCACCGCGGCCGGCGCCGTCGAACGCCTCCGCCGCCTCCCGGCGCTTCTTCGCCTCGCGGGTCAGCACGGTCAGCACGTCGTCGTCGGACAGCTCGCGAGCCTGCTTGCCCGCGACCTCCTCGGTCGAGATCGCGGCCAGCGCCATGCGCAGCGTGGCCGTCCGCACCGTGTCACGGCCCTTGATGGCGGCGGTCAGGTCGTCGTGCAGGCGCTGCTTGAGGCTCATGCCATGGAGCCTTCCACGTCAGCGAAGATGGATCACATGAGAGCCCGCGCCGCCGTCCCGCTCGGCCTGCTCGCGACCGGCGCCGCCGGGCTGGCCTACGCCGCGGGCTACGAGGTGCGGGCGTTCCGGCTGCGCCGGGTCACGGTGCCCGTCCTGCCGCCGGGGTCGCGACAGCTTCGCGTGCTGCAGGTGTCGGACCTGCACCTGCTTCCCGCGCACGAGAAGACGGTCTCGTTCGTGCGCAGGCTGGCGATGCTCGAGCCGGACCTGGTGGTCGACAGCGGCGACAACCTGGCGCACGTCGACGCGGTGCCGACTGCGGTGCGGGCCCTCGAGCCGTTGTTCGCGTTCCCCGGCGTCTTCGTCGGCGGCTCCAACGACTACTACGCGCCGCGACCCAAGAACCCCGCGCGCTACCTGCTCCCCGACCGCGGCCGACGGATCCACGGCAAGCCGCTGCCGTGGGAGGACCTGCGCTCGGCGATGGTCGGCGCCGGCTGGGTGGACGTGCGCAACCGGCGTACGTCGGTGTCCCTCGACGGGCTCACGCTCGACGTCGGCGGCGTCGACGACCCGCACATCTGGCTGGACCGCTACGACGAGATCGCCGGCGCGGTCTCACCCTCCGCCGACCTGGGCCTCGGGCTGACGCACTCGCCCGAGCCGCGGGTGCTGTCCAGGTTCGCCGCCGACGGCTTCGGGCTGGTGCTGGCCGGCCACACGCACGGCGGGCAGCTGCGGGTGCCGGGCATCGGCGCGCTGGTGACCAACAGCGGCCTGGACACCGCCCGGGCGCGCGGGCTGTCGCAGTACGACGGCATGTGGCTGCACGTGTCCGCGGGACTGGGCACGTCGCCCTACACGCCGGTGCGCTTCGCCTGCCCGCCGGAGGCGACGCTGCTGACACTCGTCGGCAGGTAGACTGGACCGGTTTCCGCGGGGTGTGGCGCAGTTTGGTAGCGCGCTGCGTTCGGGACGCAGAGGTCGTGGGTTCAAATCCCGCCACCCCGACAAATCGGCCGGTGCTCCGTCGAGCACCGGCCGCTGTCGTTTCTCTCCCCGCCTGCCGTCACGATTACGGTGTCCGGATGGGCAAGCCGACGCGGTGGGCGACCGACCACGACGCCGGGCACTCCGAGTGGTACATCGAGCGCTTCCGTCGCATGGCGGCCGAGGGCGCCGACCTCGCCGGTGAGGCGCGACTCGTCGACCTGTTGCTGCCACGAGGTGGCCGCGTGCTCGACGCCGGATGCGGACCGGGGCGGGTCGGCGCCGAGCTGCACGCCCGCGGGCACCACGTGGTCGGGGTCGACGCCGACCCGAAGCTGATCGAGGCCGCGCGCGAAGACCACCCGGGACCGCACTGGCTCGTCGCCGACCTCGCCGAGCTCGATTTGCCGGCGATGGGCGAGCCCGAGCCGTTCGACGGCGCAGTGGTCGCCGGCAACGTCATGCCCTACCTGGCACCGGGCACCGAACGCGACGCCCTCACCCGAGTCGCAACACACCTCGTGCCGGACGGCTTCGTGGTCGTGGGCTTCGCGACCGACCGCGCCTACGCGCTCGCCGACTTCGACTCCGACATCGAGGCGTCCGGGCTCCGGCTCGAGCACCGGTTCGCGACCTGGGACCTGCGCCCCTGGCACGACGACGCGGGATGGGCGGTCACCATCGTTCGCCGCCCGGCAGTTTCCGAATCGTGACCTGACCGCGGAACCGCACCCGCTCCACCTCGCGTCCAAGGCCCGACGCGACCCGGAGGTGCGGCATGCGACAACACCGGCGTACGACGGCATCGGCCGGACTGGCAGCCATCGTGCTCGCCCTTGCACTCGCCGGCTGCTCGTCGAGCAACCCGACCGCGAGCAACGCCACGGCGGGCAACGCGACGGCAGGTGGGGTCGAGCACGGGACGGCCGGCAAGGCCGCACCCCTGGCCGTCCCGCCGCAGCGCGTCCCCGGCGACGCCGCCACGACGAACAGTGGAAGCAGCGGCGACACCGCCGGCACCGCAACGGGCGGCAACGCCGGGTTGCCGAGCGGCGGAGGTACGACCCAGAGCACCCAGGCGCGCGTGCTCAGCGCGGCCGAGGTGCAGCCGTCGTACCAGATCCGGACGGCGAACATCGACCTGACCGCGAAGGACCCGCTCGGTGCCAAGGCTCACGTCGTGAGCATCGCGACGGCGGCCGGCGGGTTCGTGTTCGCCGACGACAGCACCAGCGACCACGGCCAAGCCTCGGTCGACGTCACCCTGAAGGTGCCGCCCACGGCGTACGACGGCGTCGTGCACCGCATCAGCACCGGCGTGGGCACCCTGCGCCGGGTGCAGCAGTCGACGCAGGACGTCACCGGCCAGGTCATCGACGTGCAGAGCCGGCTCGGCGTGCAGCGCGCGAGCATCGCCCGCCTGCAGACGCTGCTCGGCTCGGCGACCGACCTCGGCAAGATCATCCAGTTGGAGTCGGAGCTGACCGGCCGCGAGGCGACGCTGGAGTCGATGGAGGCCCAGCTCAAGGCGCTCACCGACAAGACCGACCTGAGCACCGTCGAGGTCACCATCAGCGAGCCGGGCAAGCAGCCGAAGCCGAAGCCCGTCGCCGGCGCGGTCACCGTGTCGGACGGCTTCGACGGCGGCGCCCACGCGTTCGTGACGTTCTTCCGGTGGTTGGGCATCGCCCTCGGCGCAGTGCTGCCGTTCGCGGCAGCGGCTGCGGTGATCGGCGCCGCCGTGGTGCTGGTACGCCGCCGGCTGCACCGCTCGCAACCGCAGGAAGGCTGAGATGCTGACCGGGTGGCCAGGCTCCTGATCGTGCACCACACGCCGTCCCCCGCGCTGCGCGACATGTTCGAGGCCGTGCGCGCCGGTGCGACGACCGACGAGGTCCAAGGCGTCGAGGTCGTCACCCGGCCGGCGC
Coding sequences within it:
- a CDS encoding metallophosphoesterase, coding for MRARAAVPLGLLATGAAGLAYAAGYEVRAFRLRRVTVPVLPPGSRQLRVLQVSDLHLLPAHEKTVSFVRRLAMLEPDLVVDSGDNLAHVDAVPTAVRALEPLFAFPGVFVGGSNDYYAPRPKNPARYLLPDRGRRIHGKPLPWEDLRSAMVGAGWVDVRNRRTSVSLDGLTLDVGGVDDPHIWLDRYDEIAGAVSPSADLGLGLTHSPEPRVLSRFAADGFGLVLAGHTHGGQLRVPGIGALVTNSGLDTARARGLSQYDGMWLHVSAGLGTSPYTPVRFACPPEATLLTLVGR
- a CDS encoding GatB/YqeY domain-containing protein, whose amino-acid sequence is MSLKQRLHDDLTAAIKGRDTVRTATLRMALAAISTEEVAGKQARELSDDDVLTVLTREAKKRREAAEAFDGAGRGELADNERAEQAVLEDYLPAQLSDEELAALVAAAIGETGAQGQQAMGQVMKAVQPKVAGRAEGSRVAAEVRRQLA
- a CDS encoding class I SAM-dependent methyltransferase — encoded protein: MGKPTRWATDHDAGHSEWYIERFRRMAAEGADLAGEARLVDLLLPRGGRVLDAGCGPGRVGAELHARGHHVVGVDADPKLIEAAREDHPGPHWLVADLAELDLPAMGEPEPFDGAVVAGNVMPYLAPGTERDALTRVATHLVPDGFVVVGFATDRAYALADFDSDIEASGLRLEHRFATWDLRPWHDDAGWAVTIVRRPAVSES
- a CDS encoding DUF4349 domain-containing protein, which produces MRQHRRTTASAGLAAIVLALALAGCSSSNPTASNATAGNATAGGVEHGTAGKAAPLAVPPQRVPGDAATTNSGSSGDTAGTATGGNAGLPSGGGTTQSTQARVLSAAEVQPSYQIRTANIDLTAKDPLGAKAHVVSIATAAGGFVFADDSTSDHGQASVDVTLKVPPTAYDGVVHRISTGVGTLRRVQQSTQDVTGQVIDVQSRLGVQRASIARLQTLLGSATDLGKIIQLESELTGREATLESMEAQLKALTDKTDLSTVEVTISEPGKQPKPKPVAGAVTVSDGFDGGAHAFVTFFRWLGIALGAVLPFAAAAAVIGAAVVLVRRRLHRSQPQEG